A part of Aegilops tauschii subsp. strangulata cultivar AL8/78 chromosome 2, Aet v6.0, whole genome shotgun sequence genomic DNA contains:
- the LOC109734887 gene encoding putative FBD-associated F-box protein At5g50270, with translation MPSACDGEDGVDLISDLGDDLLLRIFGLLPDARDFAGLAALSRRWRDLSTRSPNLHLCPVYFTGTDDDDETYKRFRASLKRFNAFVDTVVERRVCSIDTLKMTVLRWPGGARAELWLHRAMELVVKSLDLSMSLPLQGSPSDCKMRLPCCTRAAEIELDLNYGTLRLPAVVEFNALTDLSLSLISLSRGDGSRLLSSSCCPRLRKLHLLNVCGLEEQQLDARALEILKLDQLAN, from the coding sequence ATGCCGTCAGCGTGCGACGGCGAGGACGGCGTAGACCTGATCAGCGACCTCGGCGACGACCTGCTCCTCCGCATATTCGGCCTCCTGCCCGATGCACGCGACTTTGCTGGATTGGCCGCACTCTCCAGACGGTGGCGCGACCTCTCGACGCGCTCCCCGAATCTACACCTCTGCCCCGTGTACTTCACCGGcacggacgacgacgacgagacTTACAAGCGGTTCAGAGCCTCCCTAAAGCGGTTCAACGCCTTCGTCGACACCGTCGTTGAGCGGCGCGTCTGCAGCATCGACACGCTGAAGATGACCGTCCTGCGTTGGCCCGGCGGAGCGCGCGCGGAACTCTGGCTCCACCGGGCGATGGAGCTGGTGGTGAAATCCCTGGACCTTTCCATGTCCCTACCTCTGCAGGGCAGCCCGAGCGACTGCAAGATGCGGCTGCCCTGCTGCACGAGGGCGGCAGAGATAGAGTTAGATCTAAACTACGGCACCCTCAGGCTCCCGGCCGTGGTCGAGTTCAACGCGCTCACCGACCTGTCCCTCAGTCTCATATCACTCTCGCGAGGAGACGGCAGCCGCCTCCTGTCGTCGTCGTGCTGCCCGAGGTTGCGGAAGCTGCATCTCCTTAATGTGTGCGGGCTGGAGGAGCAGCAGCTCGACGCCAGAGCGCTGGAGATCCTGAAGCTGGACCAGCTCGCCAACTGA